A single region of the Rathayibacter rathayi genome encodes:
- a CDS encoding FBP domain-containing protein: MVGVVLTQADALPRARAQCSWCRDVQLSNDVVLFGARKAGADGWAGDSLGPLVCADFPCSATVRKRPPVASVGFDVEAARAEPIATLRSRTTGFVREVLVEA; this comes from the coding sequence CTGGTCGGCGTCGTGCTTACCCAGGCGGACGCGCTGCCCCGCGCGCGGGCGCAGTGCTCGTGGTGCCGCGACGTGCAGCTCTCGAACGATGTCGTCCTCTTCGGGGCGAGGAAAGCCGGCGCGGACGGATGGGCGGGCGACTCACTCGGTCCGCTGGTCTGCGCCGACTTCCCGTGCTCGGCCACTGTGCGGAAGCGGCCGCCGGTCGCCTCCGTCGGATTCGATGTCGAGGCGGCGCGGGCGGAGCCGATCGCGACTCTGCGCTCGCGCACCACGGGCTTCGTGCGCGAGGTGCTCGTCGAGGCGTGA